The Deltaproteobacteria bacterium DNA segment ATCAGATTAGAAGTACGGACCAAAAAGTCGGAGGAGATTGAAAGTCAAATCTCGGATAATGGTTTAGATCTTATGGATTATTCAAAATGGGGACGCTATCGAATTCGTTTGTCCAGAACAGATGTACATAAAAAGGGGGAGTTCATTACTCAGTTACTCAAACAAGCCTATGAAGAGGCTACTGGCTAATAATTCTAAATCTACTAGCCACTTTTCTTGATCAATATCAGTTTTTACCTATCAATCTACTTGATATTATAATTCTATAATATTTCTTCAAAGGCTTCTGAGGGAGGTGGGATTTCAAGGAATTCTCTGTATATCCTTTCTTTGTATTCTTTACCTATCTCATTTACAGCTTCAATGAAGGCTTGGTATGTACCTGTTCCACCTATTTTCTCCCAAAATTCATCTCCTATCAACACAGCTTTATCTTCTTTCATGTTAAACCATCTTGCTGGGAAACTCCACGCATAATTCTTTTTTTCACCATAAGGATTATAGGGCAGAGCGTAATATGCCTCATCGATAAGCCTTGGTTCCATGCTATATAATTTTAAAATCTTTTCTTTACTGACTTTTGTTTGGTCACTATTTGGGAGAGGAGCTTTAAGCTCAAAAGCATATTTCTTATTATTTTCTCGATTTTCGGCATAAACATCACAAATTACGGTTGTAGGTATTAGATCTTCGCTTTTTCCTTTTAAAATATAGTTCACCTCACTATCCCAGTCAGGTCTTATTTTACTTCCCCCCTTTCTCGAATATTCCAGTTTGTTAAGAACCTCGGTAATCCGCCTTAACCTCTCAGCATTAACAACTCCTTCAATCCTTCGATGAGTCGTACCATATCCAAGACCAGCATTAGCTGCTACTACAGCTAGTTTTTCCCATACATCTCCGAAAGGTGTAACAAACCTTCTTTCGAAATGTGATCCCTTGAATATTTCATCTGGAACTAGAGCAGCATAGAGGGGCTTTTTCGCACGATGTTGCTCTTTAATAAAAGGGTCTACAACGAGGACTTTATTCATAACACGCTCCATTAGCATTGTAATAACTAGCTGGATCTCAGTTTTCATTCTGTTTGGGTCAGGCATTTTAATAACCTCATAAAAATCAGAACTGAAATTTCATAGTTTTTTCCATACGAAGACACTTTCGTAAAAATTATTAGAACGTCTTCCGGTTCTGCGATTAACATGTCGGGTTACGACTTGTTCAACTTCCATCCCCGCAAGCTCAGCAATTTTATCGTATAATTTGGCCCTATCGTTTGCCACAACAACCATTCGACCCTTGCTTGACATCGAACGAGCAATTCTTCGAAAAACTTTTTCTATATCAATCTGGTATTCCTGCTGAGCTTTTTGACTTGAACCGTTAGAAGCACTTCCAATTTCCTTTTCGCGTTTATCTTTTAATCCAAGCAAATGATAAGCATAAATATGTTGCTCGTGGTAATCAATTAAACCGACGTAAGGTGGACTAGTTATTACGCCATCAATAGGAGGGAAATTGGCTTCCCGTGCATCCTCGTGCTTCACAGATATTTTTGCATCTGAACGTAATGCTGAAAATTCTTCAATACGTCGAATAGTATCAAAGCTATAACGTCTTATGAATTTGAACGCTTCTTCCGTGGGTTTACAAATTCGGGAATGTTTGTAACACCGATAAGGCTCTTTTTGTGGTTTTTTAGGAAAATCTAAATCAAAATGAGTAGTTAATCTGGCAGATCGGGCTGAACGGGAGAGTATGATTTTTAATAGATCTTTATATTTGTAACCATCCTTTTGAATAAAATATCTGTAAGCTAATAATTCTTTCAAAGCTTGGGGGGCAAACCAGTCCTTTAAGTATTGACTGTCTGTCTCTGGCATATCAGATAGAATAATGTCGGGTTCCCATAGTTCGTACTGTGGATTATTAGCTTGAGTTATTTTTCTTACTT contains these protein-coding regions:
- a CDS encoding TdeIII family type II restriction endonuclease, coding for MPDPNRMKTEIQLVITMLMERVMNKVLVVDPFIKEQHRAKKPLYAALVPDEIFKGSHFERRFVTPFGDVWEKLAVVAANAGLGYGTTHRRIEGVVNAERLRRITEVLNKLEYSRKGGSKIRPDWDSEVNYILKGKSEDLIPTTVICDVYAENRENNKKYAFELKAPLPNSDQTKVSKEKILKLYSMEPRLIDEAYYALPYNPYGEKKNYAWSFPARWFNMKEDKAVLIGDEFWEKIGGTGTYQAFIEAVNEIGKEYKERIYREFLEIPPPSEAFEEIL
- a CDS encoding class I SAM-dependent methyltransferase, translating into MLTNEERRVENYQNGKSPTIASLVTPNTKLEDLNLDWREKDLPEKERTKHVHRLHPYLGKYIPQLVEIFLRKYFRPGQTVLDPFCGSGTTLVQANELGIHSIGYDISAFNVLLSCTKTAVYDIPQVKYEIHDILNKVRKITQANNPQYELWEPDIILSDMPETDSQYLKDWFAPQALKELLAYRYFIQKDGYKYKDLLKIILSRSARSARLTTHFDLDFPKKPQKEPYRCYKHSRICKPTEEAFKFIRRYSFDTIRRIEEFSALRSDAKISVKHEDAREANFPPIDGVITSPPYVGLIDYHEQHIYAYHLLGLKDKREKEIGSASNGSSQKAQQEYQIDIEKVFRRIARSMSSKGRMVVVANDRAKLYDKIAELAGMEVEQVVTRHVNRRTGRRSNNFYESVFVWKKL